A genomic window from Glycine max cultivar Williams 82 chromosome 17, Glycine_max_v4.0, whole genome shotgun sequence includes:
- the LOC102664167 gene encoding uncharacterized protein: MTRSKKFVEAEDEESVVYKEQMGEKTGAEVKENDVKGEVNVGKALIDLGASINLMPLSMCKRLGEWEIMPTRMTLQLADRSITRRYGVIEDVLVWVKHFIFPTYFVVMDISKDTDIPVIMGRPFMLTASCIVDMGKRKLELGFEDQKIDFDLFSTFRGHASEHTSGAEYFTAKPIAGSASRLHPDSRAI; this comes from the exons ATGACTAGGAGTAAAAAGTTTGTGGAAGCTGAGGATGAAGAGAGTGTGGTGTACAAGGAGCAAATGGGTGAAAAGACAGGTGCTGAGGTTAAGGAAAATGATGTGAAGG gagaagtcaatgtgggaaagGCTCTGATTGATCTGGGAGCCAGCattaatttgatgccactctccatgtgcaaaAGATTGGGAGAGTGGGAGATTATGCCCACTCGAATGACTCTACAAttagctgaccgctccattaccaggcgctacggagtaattgaagatgtattGGTCTGGGTCaagcattttatcttcccaACATACTTTGTGGTCATGGATATCTCTAAAGATACTGACATCCCTGTAATCATGGGGAGGCCGTTCATGTTGactgcaagctgcatagttgacaTGGGGAAGAGGAAGTTGGAGTTAGGTTTTGAAgaccagaaaattgattttgactt ATTTTCAACGTTTCGAGGCCATGCTTCGGAGCATACATCAGGGGCAGAGTATTTTACTGCAAAGCCTATAGCTGGTAGCGCCTCCAGACTCCATCCCGATAGTAGAGCAATTTAA